Within the Nerophis ophidion isolate RoL-2023_Sa linkage group LG01, RoL_Noph_v1.0, whole genome shotgun sequence genome, the region TGACAACATGTGCGCCTTTTGATTGAATGTTTTGGTGCAAAGCGAGCAACTGTAGGGTTTTTCACCCGTGTGTGTCCGCATGTGAACATCTAAATTGCTCTTGTTGGAAAAGCTCTCGCTGCAAATGGAGCACACaaagggtttttctcctgtgtgtgttcgtTTGTGTTTAAGCAAAACGTCCTTGCGGGCAAACTTCTTACCACAGACTATGCAACTAAAGGATTTTTCTCCCGTGTGTCTCTGCATGTGTCGAGTCAAATCCCACTGTTGGGAGTAACATTCTCCACAAATTGCACagctaaaaggtttttctcctgtgtgtatcCGCATGTGTGACACCATACTTACCTTGTAAATGAATCTTTTAGCACAAATCGAACAACTAAAGGGTTTTTCTGATGCGTGCGTTCCCATGTGTGATACCATATTTACCTTATGAGTGAATTTTTTATCACACACCGAGCAACTAAAgggtttttccccagtgtgtgttttcatgtgtgacAACATATTTACCTTGTGGGTGAATCTTTTACCACAAACTGTGCAACTGAAAAGTTTTTCTGTGGAGTGCGTTCGCATGTGTAAATTCAAATTGCACCGTTGAGAAAATAGTTTACCACAAATCAAGCAACTAAAAGGTTTTTCCCCCGTGTGAGTTCTCATGTGTGACACCATGTTTGACTTCTGAGAGAATGTTTTATCGCAGAATGAACagttaaaaggtttttctcctgtgtgcgttctcatgtgttcagtcaaaatGTAATTCTCAGAAAATTTATGACCACAAACTGAGCAAACAAAGGGTTTCTCGCCGGTGTGCGTCCGCATGTGGCGAGTAAAATCGCAATTGTACGAAAATCGTTTCTCGCAAACTGAGCAGGTGAATCGTTCTTTACCGGTCTTGTTATCAGCGTGTTTGCTGTCAGGGTGAGCGCTCACATCACTTTCACAGTCTGTACCGCAGCTCATAGGTTCCTGAGTGTCGTTCCTGTCTCTGTTCTCAATGGAGTTGTCACTATCTGATAGCGGAGCTAAGTGGTTGTCTGCCTGTGGTTTCTTTTCATCGTCTTCtatcttcacagagacaacagtcagtggaaacttggcgAGGTCAGTCTCCTCCAGttctagaagacactctccctcctgagtggtCCAGACTTCATCGTCCGCCGCCTCCTCTTTAAcgtgggggggctgtggctcctcctgcACCAAAGTAGAGCTCCCCTCCTTCGGCTGACAGGGGTGGTCTTCTTGACGACCAAACAGTGgctggacgtctgcaggacacaaacacTTTTTTTCAAACACGTCCGACATGTGAGAAAGTCCAAACAAATCAATATATAGTGATATGCAAAAACCAGTGGCATTGAGTTGAAACTGGAAATAAAGAAAAGTGAATCTGATAAACAGAAACGTGATCCTTGGAGATCCCTCAATCCATCCAAGGGGATTCTTTCTTTCTTCTCCTCCAATCACCGTACATACTTGATAGGATAAGATAAGATAGAATGGGATAGGtccttattgtcattgcaacaagtacaacgaaactatgttttcagcacaaacccgttcaagattagacaaaaactgtcaggactaggactatgaagcggtttgttttcccagggTGCAAAATGACTGGActggacaaggcgtgaaggtaaagacatgatttaattaatctatcaaaagaacaaaccaaaggcgcACGCCAGGCGGAGACACAAACTTAGCTAGGAACCAAAACGTAAACACATAGcctgaactatgaacataaacaaaacacttactgtggtgTGAAAAAGTCAAAAATAACAGAGCAATGGCATGCGCACTATGGCATGGACAGCGTAATCCTTCGGGTATCAGGTctaatgtcgccaggctgactacctgacaactacaggcttaaatagttgtgtcatgattgacaacaggtgagaGTGTCTGAACACCagcagcaggtgaaaatcatgcaaccatggcaaccaaaacaaacaagggtgcatcAAAAAACATGATCTATCGCagtcaaaaacaaacacaacatgatCCCAAGACATGACAAACacacagtgtacagggttacagaacaggaaggccgatgggtcgccacgaggcgctCCGTAAAAGGTGGGGAAAAATATAAAACGCTgtagaaggatgagtaaaaaggggcccagtctggagtaggaaaaaaaaacttccataccatgcacacataaacatgttacatttaatcacgacaaatcGCAACAGGATGgggtcacacaagatatttcaataactgtcaaataaaaatgagctgcataatagtaaATCACATagcgtatgtccttcgctatgtggtaggttactgcggacgttaccTCCTGTTGTTGAAAATttgtttcatatggtgttgatctggaaatggtttcctctgcattttgttggtgtggccccgaacggagatgttgacatgcggagtttcaagcactctttattctctactgagtgacttttcaaaagatgctacatattagcagtaatgcaactttttgtagcaacgcttttgccccacaaggttgtctgttcgacatattcccacttgaagccaaaccaccgccagacgatggaccctctgctgtttttcttgggatttaattcttccttcatttgttgccagattggcaccttctttctctcgtattaccactcgcaccacagctaacgttacccatgctgctacctctctgctccgcgagggcgtatacgtatttgacatatgtaagaaggtgcgcttgttttatgtctcagtgcgaaggagagacaagaaagagtgataaaagcctgtagtgtaatgcccgcagctaaaagcaactgcgtgagaacgtatactccaatatcaccatatagtcattttctatattgcaccaAGACAAACCCGTGaagtatcgagtatatcgatatatcgcccagccctagtgcccACAGTGTCCTCTCAATAGGTTGTATTCACTTGACGTCACGTCCGGTCTGTTAACTTTGCGACACTGGAAGTGGTGGGCCAACGAGCGTCTGTTGTCGTTGCGTTCTGGGCAATATTTAGCTTTTCGAAtaaaaaatgccctatgcttgctttgttggaacTGTATAAATTGtagaaaaatacaaatgtattcagagTTCCTCAAGAGGTAATCAAGAAAGGTAAAAGAGTGCAACATTTTACAAAAGCCCGCACTCCAGTCCAAGAACGCACACGTTTGCAGTGATCCCTTTCGTTAAAGGTTTTCttgatatacttttaactttTGGTATTTCCCATTGAAgcattatcttgatattattgtgtatttcttaaaacacattttttcataCGAGTGTTTGGTAAAGCACCAtgcatctaccatgaattgattaacgtggaccccgacttaaacgagttgaaacacttattctggtgttaccatttaatcgtctattgtacggaatatgtactgtactgtgcaatctactaataaaagtttcaatcagtcaaaaaaacaacaactcagcaagtctaaataaaat harbors:
- the LOC133554317 gene encoding gastrula zinc finger protein XlCGF57.1-like, producing the protein MSFYKEFVRERLMLAADEIFQMFERTMASFEEELSLTKGENERQRQQLESFCKTEMALHVEDVQPLFGRQEDHPCQPKEGSSTLVQEEPQPPHVKEEAADDEVWTTQEGECLLELEETDLAKFPLTVVSVKIEDDEKKPQADNHLAPLSDSDNSIENRDRNDTQEPMSCGTDCESDVSAHPDSKHADNKTGKERFTCSVCEKRFSYNCDFTRHMRTHTGEKPFVCSVCGHKFSENYILTEHMRTHTGEKPFNCSFCDKTFSQKSNMVSHMRTHTGEKPFSCLICGKLFSQRCNLNLHMRTHSTEKLFSCTVCGKRFTHKVNMLSHMKTHTGEKPFSCSVCDKKFTHKVNMVSHMGTHASEKPFSCSICAKRFIYKVSMVSHMRIHTGEKPFSCAICGECYSQQWDLTRHMQRHTGEKSFSCIVCGKKFARKDVLLKHKRTHTGEKPFVCSICSESFSNKSNLDVHMRTHTGEKPYSCSLCTKTFNQKAHMLSHARTHTGEKHFNCSLCADSFSCKRNFTRHMRGHTGENLSCTVCGKNYSYEKSLAAHMLTHDKK